DNA sequence from the Amycolatopsis sp. Hca4 genome:
TTTGGCGGCGTCAGTGGTGACAACCTGCTACAAGAATGGGCAGAGTTGGATCCAGCGGAGCTACCCGCTCCTGGTGCGGTTCGTACAGCACGCGCCAGGGTCGACGTGCTACCTGACCTGAACAAGATCGCGGAGTCCGACATACGGCGACTGAAGCGAGCGTTGTTCCTCGGCCAGTGGGGCAGCGAAACCGGGCGGACGGAGGTACGCGGCTACCGCCACTTCGCTGAGTATCTCGATGCGCTTTCTGCCCCAGAACGGGCCCTGCCCAGGTTCATCACCGGGCTGTCCCGAGTACTAGGGTTTGTTGGCTACGAGGGTACGGGTTTGGCATTGCGGGACCAGTCCTACGACGCGCCTGCAGTGCGCGCTATCGTCGTGATCAAGGAACTGGACGCGACAGAGTTCGAGCTGGCCGCCGATGGCGCCCGCTCGCCGTACATCGAGTCGTTCCCCGACCTCTTGGTATTGCGTCACTCTTCTGGGGCGGCGCTGCGTATCAACTTGGATACGGCCGAGGTGCTGTTGCGTGCGGCAGACGGCGAAATCCTGGGCGATCTCGCCTCGGAAGCTGTCCGGCAAGAGGTAACTGGGTTCGGTAATCGGCTGCGTCGTGAGCCCGCCCGGGCGGTGCGGGTTATCGACGGCTCCGGTCGTTCGCTGAAGGCAGTGGCCAAAGACGGCCGGATCGTACGGGAGGACGTTTCGTGACCATCGAGCTGCCGAAAACAGTGAAGACGTACCTGTACCCACCCTTGACTATGTTCACCACCGCGGACACTGATGTCGACCGTGTCCTTCCCCATCTGTTCGAAGCCTGTGTCAAGGGCGGACGTCCAACGCGCATTCTAACTAATGAGCGGGACTACCCTGGTTATCGCGACCGACTGTTGTCCAGTGAATACATGGTTGGCTTCGAATCGCCGAACGCGTCTGCGTTGGTGGACGGATGGTTGCGTTCATGCATTATTGACATGGGCACGGTGGGAAAATCGCACAGCGAAGAGCAGATGCTGTCGGTTGCTCCGATAACATTGGCGGCCTACCGAGCTGGCGTGCCGAGAACTCGATCCCGGCACCGTTTCATCGACGATGTCACCTATCAGCTCCTTCGGGCCGAAGTAGCTCGAAAAAGCACAAACAATCCTGATGGTGAGCTCCGGCGCATAATCGAAGATAACCTCGGCCATGGATTGCGGATCGGTCCTGCGCCGAAGTGGGAGCCTGAGTTGGCTGAGCCGGACAAGCTCGACATCAGTGCGCTGCTGGAGTTTCGCTTCCTCGAAGGCTTCGAGATGGGTGATGTGCGCGGCTTCAAGCCGGAGTCACAGGTCCTGAACAGTCCCTTGCCTGGGGTCACGGACAAACTCGGTAAAATGCTTCTGGCACATCTATGTGTCTACTCTGGTCGGTTGCCGACTGCAGCACTGATGTCTACCTTCGCTGGGCTTCTCGCTCTTGGCTTGTTCACGCTCAGCCTACGCATCAATGCAGCTGGTCAGGAACTGTTGCGCACGGGAAAAGCGCCGGCCGACATGACAGAGGCGGATCCGGATTCGCCTCTTGAGCTGTACTGTGACTTCACAGGTGGCATCGACGACGAGTCCGACAAAATCTCGCGACAGTGCGTGGAGCGAGATCTGAACCAGATCAGGCTCGTCTTCCGGGACCGCATGACGTTCATGATCGTCGACAAGGCGGTCGAGCGAATGTCAGACGAGCTGGAGCGGCACAAGGCGCTTCATGGACCAGAAAAACTCATTCAACTTGCCGATCTGCGTACGCACCGCGAAGTGGCCTATTTCGCCACGAGTCAGCTCTACGACATTAAGTCGACGAATGCGCAAGACAACGAGAATCTAACTGAGGACGAAGCCGGATTTCTTGACAAAGTGCAGCGGTCTCACAAGAGTGAGCTAGACAAACTTCTTGATGTGCTGGAGTTTGTCAATCACGATAAAGCCACCCGCAATACGGTTTCATGGTTTTATTCAGTTGGAGGTCTGCGAAAGCAGTATGGAATTCTCACTGGCGCTTCGCAAAGCCGCCGCTCATGGCGATATGCGCCAAGTGACGAACTTCTGCAGATATTGCTGCTGGCTGTGTTCGTCCGCAACCAACAGTCCTATCGGCCGACAATGCCGCTGCGGCAGCTACTAGATGAGCTACGGCATCGATTCGGCATTTTGATCGATCGTCCTCCTGCGTTCCTAGATGGTGCCGAGGCGCGTGCAGCGGCTGCGGCCAACCTCGCGGCGTTCAAGCGCAGGCTGCAGCTGCTCGGCTGTTTCGACAGCCTGTCAGACGACTTTTCCGAACAGATCGTTCGTCATCCACTGGGGGACCGTGATGTCTGATTCAATCGGCGCGCCGCTGCCTGACCTGATCGTCGACCGGATCTCAGCCGCCTTGGCCCAGCAATCGAAGAATCATGAACCTGGCCACTGCGTCCGGGTGGACAACCTACGTCATGGTGATGCCGAGCGGTTGGTGATTACTCTGCGTCGAGACCTCGACGCTGGTGAAGCCGATGTCCATGTTCTTGTGGATCGGGCCGAACAAGCGGACGGAGACCTGCTTATCCTCGCCGAGCGGGCTGTCGAGCTGCGCAACCGGAAACGACGCCAGCTGGTGCTGTTGGTGCCGGTGGGGACTGGCGCGGCCGCCAGCTCGCTCGACAACAGTTTCGAGCGCCAAGACGTGGTCAGCCTGCTGCGCGGCGCGAGCAAAGCGCTCGTTGACGAACTGCCTGCCGAAAATGGCGTGCGGATGGGCGTGTTTAAGATCGCTGACTTGCTGGGTAAGCGGCGACCGGTAGAGGCTTGGGCTCGCTACGTCGCAATGGTTAGTGCAGAGCCCAACTGGCGCACTATTGGTGCTGCACTGCCGACCGTTGGTCTCATTCCGGATCTCGGTGGCCCTGAACTGCTTGGTCGGCTGGAGCACAACAGAGACTGTGTTAAGGAAATCAGCCGGCCAGCCAGGGCTGTCGCCTCGGTCGCTGACCGACTGAGCAAGGCTAGGCTGATGGACGGTCCAGTCCGTGCTCAGCTTGCCGAGTTCCTCTCGAGTTCATCACGAGACCTGTCTAATCCCGGTTCCTGGACCGCTGAGCTGATCGCCGAGTCCGGGCTCAGCTTCGAACAGTGGCCGTTGACCGAGCCCGAAACCGTAGCTGTAGACCAAGTCCGAGTGGATCCGTTCCTCAACAAGAATGGCGCGGTAGTTAGGGCCTCGCGTCTCAAGCAGGAACAAGCAGGTGATCTGCCGTACACAGAGGCGGGCGAAGATGCTCCTTGCGTAGTGCGGGTAAGCTGGAAAACACTTCCGGCGAAGACTGACGCGATTAGTCGCTGGCTGATCGAGGTGCTGCCGCCGAAAGATATGCGTGATGGCGAGGAGGGCACCGAACCGAAGGCCAAGATCACTGTTGCGGGAGCTCGACGCACGGCTACGGTGACCATGGACTTGGATGAGGCCGACTTAGAGCAAGGCTCGTTATTTGTGGTGCGGGTGACTGGGTTGGACACCGCAGGCCAGCCGGTGTTGCTGAGGACCGGCGACGATGAGTTCGCGAGGGACGAAAGCCAGCAGTTCACAGTACGCTGGGAAGCTGACTTGATCACCGGGGATACCCGCCGAGCGTCGGCATGGGCATTTGCTCTCGGCAAACTCGATGCGGTGCTCGGTGGACAGGACGATCTGACGGAGGACTCCTATAGCCTGGATGAAACGCATTCTGCAGCATCGCTGCGACTAGGGGGCCGGCGTACGGTGCTACTTGGGGTCAGCCCAGTACTGGTCAACCTGCAACGCGAGTTGTTCGGTCAAACGACGCAAGCGACGCAAGCGACCGCGTTCAGCGCCTCTGGGCGGATGGGTGCGGTGCTCGAACCTGCCGATATCGAGGTGGTCGAGGACAAGCTGCCTCCAACGCTGCTCAAGCTGCGCCGGGAGGTGCACGCCCTTCTCGGCGAGCACAAGCCGCGCAACATCGTCGAGTCCCTTGAGTGGAACACCGAACTGCGAGACAAGGTACGGGCCTACTGTCAGACGTACACTCGTGCCCTGGACAGGGCGGTCGCGGACTCCACGCACCGCGACGCTCTGCTGGTGATGGACACTCTGGCGCTGAATATCTCGATCGCAGGCGGCAACCCTATTCATGCGGTGGTCGTGCTACCGTTTCACCCCCTCCGATTGTCGTGGCTATCTGAGTATGACAAGACGGTGACTGGCTGGGCACGCGAACTCGCTGGCAACGGGCCAGAAGTAGGGCGGCGACGTACGATGGTGGACGCTGAGCTGATCCGTCGGGTGAGCCCAGCCAACCTGCCGTTCGCTGTACCTGGCCTGGCAACAGGCAGCCCCGTTTTCGTGCATGCGCGGGAGGCGACGGTCGGCACCGGAATCTACCTTGCCCCTGACGAGCGGGAGCCGGGCATCGCAATCCAGGCAGTGTTCGACGTGCTTGGCATTGACCGACGAGACGTAGCGGCTGACGTGCCTCCGGGGATGCTGGCAGATCGAATCGTTAACTATCGGCAGACCCATTCTCATCCGGACGCAATCCGGTTGCTCGCTATCAACCCGGGATCTGGTGAGCTGCTCGCTCAGGCACTGCGCCAGGCGGTGCTAACTGACGGCGAAACGGATGCCGATACCGCAAGGCTTACCGGTCGAGCCGAGGTGATGACCTACAGCACCCGGCTGTCCAATACAGATCCGCTGCCTGCATTGACCGACCTGCAGCAGGCGGTCGGTGGATACCGAGTAGGAAGCACGCGGTCTTACCTCAAACCTCCGCTCGGGTTAAGCGTACGACCGTTCGACCATCTAGCGGCAGACGCCACACCGGTGCATCTGAGTGTGGTCAACGATCTTGCGGTTGTGGATGCCGTCGCGGGATCTGTGGCGTCGGACGCCACAGCATCATTCCTCAATCTGCTGACACCAACTAGTAGCCGACCCGTGGACTCGTCGGAAGGTCGGTACTGGGAGACCAGGCCGGCTGTCCGGCTGCGGGAAAGTCAGGATGGGAAGGGCAGGAACGGCGCTGCAGACGCCGTCGAGGCGCACCGAGCACACCAAGCTGCGCTCGCGGCAGCTCAAGGATTCCCGGCCGAACGCGGTATCGCGCTACGCGTCACGCTCGGTGATAGGGAGACCAAGGCGCTGGCAGCTGCACATGAGCGTGCCGATTGGGTTCTGTCGATCGACCGCAATCTGTCCCTAGACTTGTATTCGTCGAGCACTGACGCAGACCAGCCATATATTTTGGACTACGCGCCGGACTTCTTGGAAGGAATTGGGCCCCAGCTCACGGTCACGACCAAGCATCAAGGTGAGATCGAGCGCTTGTTGTCGACGGCAATGCGGGATCTGAACTTTGCGAATGACACACAGTCAGTGCGCCGCGCCTTGCATCTCATGCAGATGGTTTCCGGGCGACTTGCACTGCGCTTGATCGGTCGATCAGAGCTGGCCGTCGAGGCGGCCGGCCTCGCAGCGCTGCTGGCCTGGCTGGATGAACGCGGCGAGCTCGCCGACACGATCATCGTGCCTGTCGATGCGCACCAAGAGGTGTTCGGTGTTATCGATGAAAACTTGCGGCTTTGCGATATGATCCTGATACACGCCGCCAGTAAGAAGGTTAAGCTGGAATGTGTCAAAGTCGCGCTGCAGAGAGGAACAACGCCGCCGGATCAGGTCGCCGACCTGATTGCCGAGCGGCTGGATGCGACGGTAATGATGTTGGAGAACGGGTTTCTCCGCAGCGATCCGCCGCGTCTCGACGTCGATTTGCAGCGCGCCAGACTGGCGGGAATACTGCGTCATCACGCAAATCGGTCATTCGCCATGGGAAGCCTCAGCGGGGAACATCTGGCTGCTGCTGAACGTCAGTTCCACAGGATAGAGGATGGTGTCCCTCCGGAAATTTCCAAGCAGGGGTTTATCATTAGTCTCGATGACACTGAGCGGAACTTTCCCGGTGAGTACCGTGGGATCGCGATCGATGTGCTAACTCCGAAGGAACTTCGCAGCGCCGATATCGCTGTGCTTAAGCCCCATCGTCCGGAGGTGGCGGACGTTGCGGCGGTCCCAGCGACTAAGTCGACTCCGGTATCGCGAGTCGAACCAGTTGTCGAAACTGAACCAGTTGTCGAAGAGGGACCTGTCGCTGAAGCCGAACCTGCTGAACCGGAGACGTCGGACGAAGACTTCGAAGAACCGGTGCCGTCACCTGTGCGGTCTCAGGCATCTAAACAAGAAGGACCAGCGTCGAATGATTCGGACCGCCGCAAGGAGGTTCGGGTAATGCTCGGTCGCGATGTCCACTCGGCCGAGGTGAACT
Encoded proteins:
- a CDS encoding DUF87 domain-containing protein, whose product is MSDSIGAPLPDLIVDRISAALAQQSKNHEPGHCVRVDNLRHGDAERLVITLRRDLDAGEADVHVLVDRAEQADGDLLILAERAVELRNRKRRQLVLLVPVGTGAAASSLDNSFERQDVVSLLRGASKALVDELPAENGVRMGVFKIADLLGKRRPVEAWARYVAMVSAEPNWRTIGAALPTVGLIPDLGGPELLGRLEHNRDCVKEISRPARAVASVADRLSKARLMDGPVRAQLAEFLSSSSRDLSNPGSWTAELIAESGLSFEQWPLTEPETVAVDQVRVDPFLNKNGAVVRASRLKQEQAGDLPYTEAGEDAPCVVRVSWKTLPAKTDAISRWLIEVLPPKDMRDGEEGTEPKAKITVAGARRTATVTMDLDEADLEQGSLFVVRVTGLDTAGQPVLLRTGDDEFARDESQQFTVRWEADLITGDTRRASAWAFALGKLDAVLGGQDDLTEDSYSLDETHSAASLRLGGRRTVLLGVSPVLVNLQRELFGQTTQATQATAFSASGRMGAVLEPADIEVVEDKLPPTLLKLRREVHALLGEHKPRNIVESLEWNTELRDKVRAYCQTYTRALDRAVADSTHRDALLVMDTLALNISIAGGNPIHAVVVLPFHPLRLSWLSEYDKTVTGWARELAGNGPEVGRRRTMVDAELIRRVSPANLPFAVPGLATGSPVFVHAREATVGTGIYLAPDEREPGIAIQAVFDVLGIDRRDVAADVPPGMLADRIVNYRQTHSHPDAIRLLAINPGSGELLAQALRQAVLTDGETDADTARLTGRAEVMTYSTRLSNTDPLPALTDLQQAVGGYRVGSTRSYLKPPLGLSVRPFDHLAADATPVHLSVVNDLAVVDAVAGSVASDATASFLNLLTPTSSRPVDSSEGRYWETRPAVRLRESQDGKGRNGAADAVEAHRAHQAALAAAQGFPAERGIALRVTLGDRETKALAAAHERADWVLSIDRNLSLDLYSSSTDADQPYILDYAPDFLEGIGPQLTVTTKHQGEIERLLSTAMRDLNFANDTQSVRRALHLMQMVSGRLALRLIGRSELAVEAAGLAALLAWLDERGELADTIIVPVDAHQEVFGVIDENLRLCDMILIHAASKKVKLECVKVALQRGTTPPDQVADLIAERLDATVMMLENGFLRSDPPRLDVDLQRARLAGILRHHANRSFAMGSLSGEHLAAAERQFHRIEDGVPPEISKQGFIISLDDTERNFPGEYRGIAIDVLTPKELRSADIAVLKPHRPEVADVAAVPATKSTPVSRVEPVVETEPVVEEGPVAEAEPAEPETSDEDFEEPVPSPVRSQASKQEGPASNDSDRRKEVRVMLGRDVHSAEVNWRISTSGSPHMFILGIPGQGKSVTTRRILNSFADQALPALVVDFHGDMAADPAADATVVDAAEGLDFSPFELRADVDHRKYAQAAWELSEVVGYVSGLGEIQRNVVYEALRELYQRHGFGSAAGPTGLPTMVEFSELLEQKESAGRGRNVAARTRPLSDFGLFRDDAGRGRFGTLLAGGVVLDVHTLMEQVQLAAAAFVLRKVYQEMFHWGKSSELRLAVVLDEAHRLAKDVTLPKIMKEGRKYGVAVVVASQGVDDFHRDVLGNAGTKVAFRCNFPQSKTVAGFMRGRAGQDMALALEKLSVGQAYVSTPDIPEAKKVFMER